A region of Dioscorea cayenensis subsp. rotundata cultivar TDr96_F1 chromosome 5, TDr96_F1_v2_PseudoChromosome.rev07_lg8_w22 25.fasta, whole genome shotgun sequence DNA encodes the following proteins:
- the LOC120261831 gene encoding CEN-like protein 2 isoform X2 translates to MARTVEPLIVGRVIGEVLDCFNPSVKLNVIYNANKQVCNGHEFYPSAVVAKPRVEVQGGDMRSFFTLIMTDPDVPGPSDPYLREHLHWIVSNIPGTTDASFGKEVVSYENPRPNIGIHRYVFVLFKQMKRQTLITPESRDNFNTRRFAEENELGLPVAAVYFNAQRETAARRR, encoded by the exons ATGGCAAGGACTGTGGAGCCTCTCATAGTTGGGAGAGTTATTGGAGAAGTCCTAGACTGTTTCAACCCAAGTGTGAAGTTGAATGTGATTTACAATGCCAACAAACAGGTCTGTAATGGCCATGAGTTTTATCCTTCTGCAGTGGTAGCCAAACCAAGAGTTGAAGTCCAAGGGGGTGATATGAGGTCCTTCTTCACATTG aTCATGACAGACCCGGATGTTCCTGGCCCCAGTGATCCATACCTGAGGGAGCACCTACACTG GATTGTGAGTAATATCCCTGGCACCACTGATGCATCTTTTG GGAAGGAGGTGGTGAGCTATGAGAACCCAAGGCCAAACATAGGAATTCACAGGTATGTGTTTGTGCTTTTCAAGCAGATGAAAAGGCAAACATTGATAACACCAGAATCCAGGGATAACTTCAACACTCGCCGTTTTGCGGAGGAGAATGAGCTTGGCCTTCCCGTCGCCGCCGTGTACTTCAATGCACAGCGTGAGACGGCGGCCAGGAGACGTTGA
- the LOC120261831 gene encoding CEN-like protein 2 isoform X1, which yields MARTVEPLIVGRVIGEVLDCFNPSVKLNVIYNANKQVCNGHEFYPSAVVAKPRVEVQGGDMRSFFTLIMTDPDVPGPSDPYLREHLHWIVSNIPGTTDASFAGKEVVSYENPRPNIGIHRYVFVLFKQMKRQTLITPESRDNFNTRRFAEENELGLPVAAVYFNAQRETAARRR from the exons ATGGCAAGGACTGTGGAGCCTCTCATAGTTGGGAGAGTTATTGGAGAAGTCCTAGACTGTTTCAACCCAAGTGTGAAGTTGAATGTGATTTACAATGCCAACAAACAGGTCTGTAATGGCCATGAGTTTTATCCTTCTGCAGTGGTAGCCAAACCAAGAGTTGAAGTCCAAGGGGGTGATATGAGGTCCTTCTTCACATTG aTCATGACAGACCCGGATGTTCCTGGCCCCAGTGATCCATACCTGAGGGAGCACCTACACTG GATTGTGAGTAATATCCCTGGCACCACTGATGCATCTTTTG CAGGGAAGGAGGTGGTGAGCTATGAGAACCCAAGGCCAAACATAGGAATTCACAGGTATGTGTTTGTGCTTTTCAAGCAGATGAAAAGGCAAACATTGATAACACCAGAATCCAGGGATAACTTCAACACTCGCCGTTTTGCGGAGGAGAATGAGCTTGGCCTTCCCGTCGCCGCCGTGTACTTCAATGCACAGCGTGAGACGGCGGCCAGGAGACGTTGA